A region of the Phaseolus vulgaris cultivar G19833 chromosome 11, P. vulgaris v2.0, whole genome shotgun sequence genome:
AATCAATCAAGAGCATACCAAAGGAAGAAGTGCTGTCATAGCTTCCATCCCCCAATTCCAGAAAAATGGTGCTGTTCCAAATCGAGCACTTACAGTTGGCACTCTTAAAATCTCATGAGCACTGCTAACCTCCGGTAAATTCCTGAAAACCATGTATTGAGGTGGAATCCTAATTTCTGAAGAAAGCAAATATATAGGggtaattaaatcaattttttgtGGACAATCTATCGTATAGGCATGATCATGAAGCACTATGACTTTTGTTTCCTACGGTGGGTGTTCTGACTTCCAATGCTTTTTATATATCATCTTATATATCATCAAAACTTACAATAGATAAACATCTCTTTTGCCAATTCCTTTTCCAAAGTCAATCTTGAGCATTGCACTATATGGCTTCATTCTGATCTTCTCTCCTAGTTGAACATTCCAGCATCATCATTTAATCCTACAAACAAAATGGTAATTTAATCTAGATAAAATAAACAACTAGTACAAGCTATTTAGACAATAACCTTTGTTATATGCAACTACTTCCTCTCCCAAAAGCAAGAAGCTTGTAGTCAATATGGTTGGACCAGCACCACCAGTTCCAGCTGTGTAGTAGTAGAATCTGAGTTGACATAGTAGCTTATAAGTGCTGAATCAACATGAAGCtcagaaaataaacaaacaagAATATATTTCTTGTCATTTTTGGATTCTTTATTTTTACCATATTTCCGGATGTGCTTATTACACCTCAGCAGATAATAGGAGAAAATATGCATTAAATTAGTAAAAGAATCTATTCCCTGCATACCACAATGTAAATAGTTTAATAACATAAGACTTTAAGGATGTATTTGAGGTGTAATGTGTTTCATTTCGTCATCAATTATCTAACATGTCTAGGCATAACATATCAAGGAATTCAACATATGATGGTAAGATAAGTAATGACATGTCAATCAAAATacatttgtatttaaaataagaaatcatACACTTTAGAATTATATGAGAAGATCCACCAACCTTAGCCTCTCTGGCTTATCTTTACTTTCATTTGCTACACGGACTAGCTCTGCTGCCATGACTATAAAATTGTTGGAAGTGTTAGCAACCAAAATAAAGCAGAGGAAACAAGATTTTCATTTACCATAAATCATTATCTGCTCTAATGTCACATAAAATATTGCTGCCAACCTGCATGCACTCTCTATCTTGTATATATAGCACCATACGCTCAATTTGGTTAAAACTTCTCCCctcataagttaaaattaatctCTACTCCTCAACTTTTTTTTACTCATGAACCCAGGGAGGAACCCAATAGTTATGGATGGAGCCGCACCATAAAAACAGCATGGATTGGTCAAGCAAAATTACAAATACATACTTTATCTCACACAATTGAGTACAAACAAAAGTGGAATCAACAATTTATGGGTATGTTTGAATAAACTTCTCCATATTCACTTGTACTAGAAGCTAAAATTAGGTTatacattaattaattttataacagAAACACCCtcatataatttttctaaattattaattttaactcTTACATGAGCTAactttaaattaagaaaaaaactcatttaattttttcttcttctaatttTCTCTTGTAGAAGTGCTTTACTTTTGATAATCAAGTGCTATCCACGACAGTTTAATATAAATTGGTGATtgcaaaattttcatattaattCTGGTCCTGATTTGGAAACATAATAACACTGCTGACAAGTAGGTAAGCACCATTGCTAACTCCAGGGTATATTCCTGCAGTTGTTATAGCCGGAATATTTGCATCCAACGCCCTATTCATCAAGGATTTTGCACGCCATGCGTAGCTCGTGTCATCACAAACATCAACATACGCAGTCTGCGGCAAGAAACATACaatcaaaaatttaaaatgtatatacGCGAAGATGCATGCACAGCAGCataaaaaacataacaaatCAGCTACACCTTAGTAAATAAAAGCTACCTTAGTATTTATAGCAGCTTCAAGCACGCTACACCTTTCTGCGCGTTGGAAGGGACCAGCAGCATGAACTACGAGATCTACACCTGCACAGATTCACATTTACAATTACAACATTCATAATCGATTCCAATTCATAAGCATTAGGCACTGAACGGAGATAGGTAGCGAGCGAGAGCAATTTACTCTTCAACGCAGTTTCCAGTGAATTCACGTCGTCGATGTCAACGCGAGCAAACTCTGAATTGCCGCCAAGTTTAGCGGCAAGAGCCTCACCTTTCTCCCTGCCACACGTGCCATGCACACACGAGTTAGAATTACACTCAAACACGATTTTAGAGGCGGTGCGTGTGACGCACGGGCACTGTGACTGACCTGTTTCTACCGGCGACGAGGATTTGTAGGTCGGGACAGAAGTTCGACAGCGCAATGGCGGTGGATCCTCCGACCCGACCCGTTCCGCCAAGAACGAGAATTCTCGAGTTACGGATTTTCTCCGGCAGCGGCACTTCGGTGGCCTTGTTAGTTGCGGTGGCGGTGGCCTTCAAATTCAACGGCGTCCATTTCAAATTCAGAGataatgaaagtggcgccatTGAATTCAgatttctcttctttctttgtgTACACTTCGCAGAAGTGCATTCGTTATCGCAACACACTCTATCCCTTGGGTCATTAAAGCGTGATCAATACTTGGCAAAATCCACGCCACCAGtcatattttataatatctaatttaagaagaaatacataaaaaaactagtataattttttattcaataaaaaaattcaaaaaaagtattcaagaaaaatattttaatcaaagaCTATAGATGAAAATAAACTAAGTTACTTAAAAGAACGTTTGGCAAGTCGCTCAATAACACACGAGCTGTTTTCAGGATAtgtatgaaatatttaaaagatttatttaCTACTTTGTGatctttatattaaaaaattatttattcaatctctacaaatattattttaatctattttagtttttatatatattgtgtttAATATGTTTTGGTTTCTGCTATTTAAATAATAGAAActtaaaaagattgaaaataacATGTATAAAGATTAAAAGGGATAATCTTACAGAGTGAAAATAAAAGATAACTTTTATTATATGGACAAAATGAGTAATTTTATCTATTTACATTCATTTTAGTACATATGagcatttaaaataaaaatcccTCATAATATTAGCATtcaatttagttatttattgtcAACTCTGTAACCTTAacacaaaaaattatataaataaatttatataaactgGCCTACAAAGCTGATTTATGTTGTCTTAGTGGTGTGATTGGACAACTATCTCAATTCACATTCTACAGCTGAAACAAAACAATACTTATTTCCTTAACACATAAAACATAAACTAAAATCGATGAAAGACAACTATACCCAACTTAACTCCAAAACAACACTGTTGTATTCCCTCAATCCTCACCAAATTTTTAGAACATATGTGACACTCACTACCCTCCCACACACCATCTATACATACAACTTTAACTAACATATATAATGTTACTGTTTTCTTCTTAAACTTCACAAAGAATTGCTCTTCACTCCTCCTATTCATGGAGCACCCTCAAAAAGTTCAAAATATTACCTACAAGTTAAAAGCTTCACATATACTTACACGAATGACATAATTAAATAcaattgtaaaattaaaatatacatttttttatattatgtataCTAGGTAACATGCCAAATATCAAATCCAACAATAATAAAGTACTGGTTTCCAGTGGGTTAGAATATACATGTTACTCTTATGTACAAACTCTTCACTCTATTTGGTTTTATTATTGGCAAGAAGAGGGGATGGAAACCATGATATCCAATTATGAATAGTTTCATAATCGTTATGGGACAAAATTTCATATAAATGCATGGCTGATACTCATTTTCATGCACATACACAAAATAGTGGCACATTTGTCATTGTATTCATAGCTTCATTTTCATGCATTTCTTCAGGGATATGGGGCCAACTTTCACTCCCCCTTCACTTTCTTTCCTCTCAAATACGTGACAACACATTCAACCAAACATGAAGAGTACCACTCTTTTATCACCCCCACAAATTCACACCAGTAATATATTCACccatccaaacaaaacattagAGAGCTGATAATAAAAACATCAGACCTCACTTTACACTCTAAAGTACTAAAATCGATAATAATTATGTGCGATATTGGAAGCTTTAGTAGAAGCTAAAATATCAttggaatatatttttataattatataccAGTGTTaagatatttaatttaattgaaaatggtTAAAATATAACTCACATACATAGGAGGGGAGAagagtatatatattttaaaataaaagtggaGATGAATGTAATTTAAGAAACTTTGTTATTAGTTTGATCCTCTCAACTTCTCCAGGATGAAGCTAATTTTATAATGAGACGATTATGCAAAgatcatataatatataatacaaaaatgttAATAGCATCTAAGTAATCATAGTTTATACAAACAAAGCAGAATATTACAAACCATCCATACAAACCTCTCAACACACGTTGTCCACATGACCACAGCTATGCATCAGTGGGTAATTTTTTCGAATTTACAACCCCTGTCCAGAATATCTATCAAAGATGCTAACAAAAATAGtgtataaacaaaattaatgaaaaattgaCGGAATAAGAAATGATGATGATCATGATATTAGCTCCTGAGAAGAGTCTCGATGGCTTCAAAGAAAAATGCCGACATTTCAGGGCTTGGTGTCTTGATTGCGCATTTGACACCAGGGTTTCCGACCACTGTGGTAAGCTCAATTAATAACGGTATCCCTCGAGGGACCGAAGCTGAGAAGTAAAACACATCTTGGTTGGCATTCTTGCGTTTTGCAATAAAGAACACGTTTGATGAAGCGAGTAGGTCCAAGGTCACTTCCACACCGCCAACCACAATGTCTGAGAATTCCTTTGATACCTCGTTTGAATCAGGAAGGGACCTCCAAGTCTGTAGCACAGATAGTGATCATCTTTCAATTTTCACTTTCAAGTATTAATCATAACAAGTGGCAAAGATATAGAATTTGTATAAAGTTTCACATTGTCCTCAGCTTGTTTTAAACATGTATAAAAATAGCTTCGTtaacgatttttttttttttaattttacaactCAGAATCAAAAGTTCATTGCAGTGTGAAAGAATCAGAAGAATGAAAAGGTATACCTCTAAGAAAGTAGAACGTTCCATTTTACCATCCTCGGTAAAAAGTACATGGAATGAGAATTTATCGTTAAAATACCAAACGGGTTGTTGGTTGTTTTTTACAGCAACCTGCAAAAGTGAGCTAGGAGGACCTTGGGACATGTTCTGGAACAAAACCATTGGAAGGAGTGTACTAGTTGATGTTCCAGGTTGTAATTGTGGAACCTGAAAGGCAACTCACCAACTCTTAGAAATTATTTAGTAGAACTCTGGAAGTAAAACTATATGGGAATTGGGCAATAATAACCTGGAGGGGTCCAGCAGCTGCTAGACCAAATGTGTTCTTGTTAAATTGAATCATGAAGCCGTCAAGTGGAACTTGAGTGTTGTTTTCAAACAACATACTGTAAAATATTTGACCATCTTGCTTGGTCAGCTGTGCACTGATTTGTAAACCCTGACCAGTAGAAGCGGGAAGTACAATAGGCAATGCAGGTCTGCATGCGAggcaaaatatataattaagcaTGATTTCATAAATGCATAGTAATGAAAGTTTCAGTCACAACCACTCCAAACTCGTGAACAAGTTTTAACATTGAATAGTACTCGTGACATTGTAAAAATTATCATTAATCTCTTTTTgtacaaaagaaataatattttattcataaaagaAAGTAAATGCAACACTTCTAATGGGGCATAGTTGATTTAGGTAGGAAATTTCACAAGTAAGACCACAATCTACTTCCCAGTTTCACTCACCTGGCAGGAGTAGCTGGCTGATCAAGAGGAACAACAGAATTATCCATGCCCATCAAATCCCCGAGTAAATCGGGGACAGGGGCACCTGGTGGAGGTGAAGCTGGTGCAACAGATGCAGGCATTGAATAGCTTGAACTTGGTGGTGAAGCAGCCCCATTAGCAGGATTCCCAGGTGACACAGAGTACCCTAGTTCACTTCCCTCGGGATAGTCACCATCTTCAGTTTTCTGGGCTGACGAGTGTGTGCGGGTCACAAATGCATCTGGGGGCTTGTGATAAACAGAAGATAATGTAGCAATGTTGACAAGAAGCTCGTCAAGTAGGGAGGGATCAAGTTGGTTTGAGTCATCAGTTATCACTGGCTTCTCTGCCAACACAACATCCTTGGCTGCCTGGGGAAGATAAAAAAGGTATGTACAACTATAAATTTGTGACcgaaaaataaattcaaaataataaggAAAAAAGTATCATTTGAATGTGGTTAGGAACTAAAATCTAAATAACGATAGATGGTGAATCACAATGTGTATACATAATCTTTTGCAAAGAATGATAAAACACATGAAGAACTTCCCTGTGAAGAGTAAATAGTTAATAAATAAGTTTAGCTTGACTATCCAATCTGCAGTCAGGTATCCACCTCAACAGATTATACTGCAAAGATCacagataaaagagagaaaattcTTATTCAAGTAAACAAACCTCAGGGTCAGTTGAGAGGAGACGCCAATATATGTATGCACGATCTCGCAAATCAGGATTATCTGTTTCCACAGTGGCATTGTTCAAAACAACCTGTGATGATTAACCATAAAATGAAACTTAGTATAGCAGCATAAGAAGAATAAACATGAAACAAATGCCAACatatttgtaaaacaatttaaaGAAGACTCTTAAAACTAACTTAATAGATGAGTGGTGATAGAATGGTAGACTTGTCTTTCAGATTTGATTACAAATTTTGGGAATTATTTTAGATGTAAATCTCCAGGAGTCACTCTTAAATAACGGTACCGTTCTTTTTTTTTCGAAACTAAAAATGCATTGTAGACCATAACATGGGGCAAAAACATGTGTGCAGTGATGAAGATGATAATGatagaaaaacaacaaattttctGAAACAATGAATCCCACTATTGTCTAAGTtacaaaaaaaactaatatttaaaaCGAGCAGTCTTTTTATATACACAGCTTGAAGGAAATAATAGATTTCAATGCTCAGTAAAGAGTATTCCAACTTGATTTTGCCAGAGAAAGTTCAGTATATCTTGGTTGTTAACCCGATCTATAATTCATAGATAGGATGGGAGCTTGGGGAGATTCAAGGTAGATAAATGACAACAGCAGA
Encoded here:
- the LOC137825192 gene encoding uncharacterized protein, yielding MAPLSLSLNLKWTPLNLKATATATNKATEVPLPEKIRNSRILVLGGTGRVGGSTAIALSNFCPDLQILVAGRNREKGEALAAKLGGNSEFARVDIDDVNSLETALKSVDLVVHAAGPFQRAERCSVLEAAINTKTAYVDVCDDTSYAWRAKSLMNRALDANIPAITTAGIYPGVSNVMAAELVRVANESKDKPERLRFYYYTAGTGGAGPTILTTSFLLLGEEVVAYNKGEKIRMKPYSAMLKIDFGKGIGKRDVYLLNLPEVSSAHEILRVPTVSARFGTAPFFWNWGMEAMTALLPLEFLRDRNRVQSLVQLFDPFVRALDGIAGERVSMRVDLECASGRHTVGIFSHKRLSVSVGISTAAFALAILEGSTQPGVWFPEEPEGIPIEAREVLLGRASQGTFNFVMNRSPWMVETNPKEFGLGIYL